Part of the Roseobacter litoralis Och 149 genome, TGCTTACGGGCTGTGGGATGATATCTCGCGCACCGTCCTGCCGCAGCAATCGGTCTTTGCGGATGAAAACCGGATCGTCGTGCCGCGCAGTCCGAACGGGCACTATTACATCGAAGCAGAGGTCAACGGCGCCCCTGTGCGCTTCGTTCTGGATACGGGTGCCACGTCACTTGTCCTGACCCAGAAAGATGCAGAAGCCGCCGGTTTGTTGCGCGATGAACTGACCTATTATGGCCGCGCCATGACTGCCAACGGCGAAGTGCGCACCGCCCCTGTCCGGCTCGACACCATGAAGCTGGGACATGTGATCGACAGAGACGTCGTGGCGGTTGTGAATGAGGGCGAGATGAACAATTCGCTGCTTGGCATGACCTATTTGCAGAAATGGGGCAAAATC contains:
- a CDS encoding retropepsin-like aspartic protease family protein — encoded protein: MDSFDTGQLIYLILLGLMVSGWFFMQGRGSWNKTLQQAAAWAFIFGGAIVAYGLWDDISRTVLPQQSVFADENRIVVPRSPNGHYYIEAEVNGAPVRFVLDTGATSLVLTQKDAEAAGLLRDELTYYGRAMTANGEVRTAPVRLDTMKLGHVIDRDVVAVVNEGEMNNSLLGMTYLQKWGKIQIADNTLTLMR